The proteins below come from a single Triticum aestivum cultivar Chinese Spring chromosome 5D, IWGSC CS RefSeq v2.1, whole genome shotgun sequence genomic window:
- the LOC123119427 gene encoding C-factor, whose product MRANTLRAAMATARMAMSSLSSPARALSSAAAPPPPSGVAMVQGASRGIGLEFVRQLLRRSDQGRVVATCRAPDSASELQELRREHAGRLTVLPLDVTDESTIEAAAAAVGETHGSLDLLINAAGILSIPNVIQPETSLSKVQKSSLLLAYEVNAVGPILVIKHMRPFLKIGASLGTGKGFSLVANMSARVGSIGDNALGGWHSYRASKTALNQLTKTASVELGKKDNIACILLHPGTVDTDLSRPFQRNVARDKLFTREFSVHKLLSIIDNAKKTDNGKFFAWDGQEIPW is encoded by the exons ATGCGCGCGAATACGCTGAGAGCAGCAATGGCGACGGCGAGGATGGCGATGTCGTCGCTGTCGTCGCCGGCAAGAGCGCTCTCGTCcgcggccgcgccccctcccccctccggcGTGGCCATGGTGCAGGGCGCGTCGCGCGGCATCGGGCTCGAGTTC GTGAGGCAGCTGCTGCGGAGGAGCGACCAGGGCCGCGTCGTCGCGACGTGCCGCGCCCCCGACTCCGCTTCTGAGCTCCAGGAGCTGAGGCGGGAGCACGCGGGGCGCCTCACCGTGCTGCCGCTGGACGTCACCGACGAGAGCACCATAGAG GCCGCCGCAGCCGCAGTTGGGGAGACCCACGGATCTCTCGACCTACTGATCAATGCCGCCGGCATCCTTTCGATCCCAAATGTGATACAACCAG AGACCTCGTTGAGCAAAGTTCAGAAGTCATCCCTGCTACTGGCATATGAGGTCAATGCTGTCGGTCCTATTCTAGTCATCAAG CACATGCGCCCGTTCCTGAAGATTGGTGCGAGCTTGGGAACAGGGAAAGGTTTCTCGTTGGTTGCAAATATGAGCGCTAGGGTTGGCTCAATAGGAGACAATGCTCTGGGAGGCTGGCATTCGTACAGAGCTTCTAAAACAGCACTGAATCAAT TGACAAAGACTGCATCAGTCGAGTTGGGCAAGAAGGACAACATCGCCTGCATTTTGCTGCATCCAGGAACAGTCGACACCGATCTCTCACGGCCGTTCCAGAGAAATGTGGCCAGAGATAAGCTCTTCACGAGGGAGTTCTCTGTACATAAGCTCCTGTCTATCATCGACAATGCCAAGAAGACTGACAACGGGAAGTTCTTCGCTTGGGATGGCCAAGAAATTCCTTGGTGA